Within Oreochromis niloticus isolate F11D_XX linkage group LG2, O_niloticus_UMD_NMBU, whole genome shotgun sequence, the genomic segment TAAATACTGCAATATCTTTTCCCTTTAGGCCCAGCCATTAGTTCTTCACTACACCATCAAGGACAAAAGAACCAGATAGGACTTGTTTTTCAGTTGGACAAAAGCTGTACATATTTTGTACAATACATATTCTATTTTAATAGTGTTTGTGTACATATACTTATTTtccttgttttgtatttttgaaaataaaattttaaatggAAAATTGAGCTCGTGTTAATGATTGAGTAGGTGTTTCCATCAGCATAAGGCCTGCATACACAAAGGCTCTCGGTGTCTAATTCATTATTTATTGTACACATCACCTGACAGGCTGAATGGAGGGTTCTGGACAGAATACAAAGAGATTGGTGCTCATTGCAGTTTTATTTAATATCTCGATAAAAGCTGCAAGAAGTTATTCAGTAAGCTAAGTGTGAGTTATGATCCAGTTGGCAATGAAGAAAATCCACTCACCAGTGGATTTTCTTTTCCCTGCGTACAAATCCATAATCATTAGTGAGGTTATGGCTTCAGTTGTGAAACCATATTATTTATGGGGGGGGTGCCTTATTGTTAAACTTTGTCAACAAATAGTTTAACTGCAGCCATGTGTTGGCACTATGAGTGCagtgtttcttttaatttcaaaaTTGAACACAAATTATTCCCCTatgtttacattaaaaatatataatcatTACTTGTTTTGTCATGAAGTTATTGGATGTTTTTcatgactttttaaactttaaatcacTACTAGCAAAATAAATGATGTGCAGAAGATATAAAGAgcaaatgtgaaaaacaaaatcagattTCTtagcttttttccccactttcatGATTAAAGTAAAATCTGTTTTGGCTGCAGATACAGCCCCGAATATGTCTGCCATGCTTTACACATCTGGACTATTTCCCCATCTTCCATGAGAAAACTGTTCATGCTTCTGCAGGTAGTTTATCTCTGAAATAAAACATCATCTAAGTTCGTTTGCAGAGCGCAGCACGTTTCGCTACACTGGCTtttgcattttcagtttttctgggGCCTTTCACAGAAAAGTTTGGTGTATGATTGTCTCAGAGATCATGTTTTTAATAGTCACCCAAGCcccacagcagcagtttttttttttgacgaGTCAGAAACCTGTGACTCCTAATATTAGGAAGTGTGAATATGCGTCTCCTATCTCAGCCATGTAGCTGCTTCTGTGTTGACACAGACCACTTGGTTTCCTCTCTCACAGGCCCGCTCAGGCTAGATTTACAGCCCTGCCGTGTCTTTTCCATTTTTATAATTGACCTTACTGTAATCTGAGTGATATTCGGCACCTTGGAAACAACTACTATCCCTCCCCTGCATGGTAGTTCTCTGTAAACATGTCAGTGTGTAGATTACTCAGGATTATCCCTACTAGATACATGCACATTTAACCTCGCTGCTTATGcaactgttttgtttgtgtgtgtgtgtgtgtgtgtgtgtgtgtgtgtgtggtttccaGTCATCCACATAAATGGTTGGCTTTTATTTACGAAGCAGATCAGGAAAATTAAGAAGTAATTCACTAATATAAAAACTATATAAAGTGTTTGTCCTCAAAGTCACTTAGTTACAACTTTTTgtcgttgttgttttttcttagcagtttaacatttcatctcataaGTTAGGATTCCTGCAATATACAGATTTTTTGAAAAAGCATGAAATTTGATGGCGCAGATGTTGACGCATCCTGAGATTATATGGTCTCAAACAATCCCTGAAACCAGCAAAAGCTTTCGTTAGGTCCTGCATACCTGATAAATGCCCCTATCTATGAAGCACCATACTCCCACACTCTGTTACAAATCTGTGGTCCACATCCCAAACTGGAGAGAAGTGCTTTAGAAAGCTCCCCCGTTTCAATCGAACTGCTGTTTTCAGAGTCGCTGCAGTGCTTCTTATGGTGACCTTCATGTGTTCAGTGAGTCCAGTGAATTTTCTCTTCGGAATAACAGAATGTACAGCCACCTccacttttttccccttctttctATAACACAGGGATATTTTTCCACATGGCTTTCAGAGAAAACTGAGGGAGTTTTATCTTTGCACTGAGTTTTATCTCTGTCACATTCTGTGGCTTTTTTGCCCTTCTTGCAAAGCAAATCCTCCCAGATGGGCACTAGATGGCACACTTGGTGCTTCTCAGGCATCACACTAGCTTTGATGTGTGTGATCTTGTCCTGAGTGAAAGCAAAGTCTCTGATAACCTGACATGATCTGATAATACATACAAGCCTTCTGTCTCTACTCTTTCTAAGTATGCTGTGGTGTTGCTGCCAAACCATTTAAGCAACAGTTTGCTGGGCTGCTCGATGGGGTTTCTTAAAGATCTTGTGTGGAAATtcatattaagaaaaaaaataacagtaaatgttTAACAGTTGCGTAATATTGCATAGATAACATCTAGGATATTTTTGTTCTGTGCTAGATGCGGACAGACATCAGTGTTCACGTGTCTTAAAGGGCAAAGGTTAGAAATAAGTTTAGAGTTCATATTAAAGAAATCCTCGTCTTCATCAAGGGCAGAACAATTTTCCAAGTGTGGAGGTCAGTAACCTGTAGTAAGGCAGCTGTTGCGTAAAGAATCACTGGAATTTCTCATGGTGGAGCCTGagcaaaaaaaaggattttccgtattttttttacagtaagcTTGATAACATCTAAACGTtactataaaaaagaaaaaaatcccccctccacaacaaacacacacacacagacacgtgaTTTTCCACCCTTGAGGATGTCTCTTCAGGGTACTCTTATGTTGCAAACAAAACGACAATCTTCTAAAGCTGTGACCTTCACGCCAAAATATATGTTTCCGGTTCTCTGTTGGAGCTCTTAGCCACATTACAGGTTGTCTCTGGGTTTTTTTGGTCCTCTTTATACTAAATTATAAATGTGCATCTAAACGTGACCCAGTCACTTTGAAAGCCAAGTGCCTGCTGTCTCTTGACGTACAGGACCATCtgtgttttaaagtcattttgaagAAAAGAGTCAAATAGATGGTACACATtatcataaaaagaaaaacagctatTCATACAGCAATTCAATTAAAGATGTTAATTATTATTTCTAAAccaatttttaattaatgaaattGATActttgtaacaaaacaaataaaggaTTGTAGAGAGTCATCTGATTAATAATTAAAGGAGTTGTTATAAGCTcagtaaaaatcacagtgaaTTGAAGTTTTCAGAAATGGGTGttatttataaagaaaatattgtagctTTATCAGGAGGTTAATCCTATTGGGGGCTTTATCCATTTTACACTGACTTTTATTTAAGGCTCCATCCCCTGCGTTGTTCCTGCTGCCAGTCCAGAGTGTCTTTATAATAAAAGGCCTACTTGACTTTTCAACCTCCACGATTCCAGCCGATTACTTCTATTGTGTTTGCCAGTCTGCTGTGTTTATCTGCCCACccaaaagaagagaagaaaaaactcgGTCCTAACAAGCCCTTTAGTTTTCCCccagtttcactttttttgtttttgatcgAAGTGAGTTTTTCTAATAACagacaattaaaaataaaagacaactgtctcaaataagaaaacattttttttctgaattttcagtctgttcttcttagcaaaaaacaaataaataaataaataaacgatGTGATACCTTTTAAGCTTATTTTGCAAAATGTTTATTCTTTcagatttaatttgaaatgttgttaaattcatttttattttccttatttcATGTTCGACAAACTAAATGCGAATTATCCGATTTTTCTTCTGAAATGTTAAGagcattttaaattaatttcgGTTAAAAATCATACATTTGAATACGCTTCTCTCATTAGGTCTCtaaattgaaaaaagaaaaactcgaAAATATTTTAAAGGGAAACGCGGAAAAGcgattttaaaaatcctgcagGACGGTTTTTATGTTGAACATAAGCTTAAGGAGAACTCAATTTAAGATAAATTACTTTCTGTCATTAAATAAACTACAACAGCAGCCACCTCCTCTCCCTCACTAACACACATTCACCAAACTTTTGGTGTGGCTACAAAACTGTTGCAAATGGTCggctggcagcagcagcagcagcagcacgtcGCATTTCCACTGCCTCCCATTGAGGTTTATTCATTAGGATCCTCACACTAACCCATTTGCTATTCATTGGtgcctttttctccttttttccaaACAAACCCGAGTCAAGAGTGGCAGATGCGTGCCATTATTGCCCACGGCTCGGTGGAAGCTGTTTTATGCAAGGCAAAGGCGGGTTAACCTAATCAATCATGTCCACTAGTTGTGTTAAAGACGATTCATAGAAGGAGGAAGAAAACATATGGCGcaggggtggaggcaagctttTCTTAACACCGCAGCCAGACCGGGACCTTCTTGCGACAAGATGTATTCAAAGCCGGTGGAGAGAATGGGAATAAAGGCGGTGGACGGCTGCTAATTGAAGTCATGGCACTTCAGGCTTGAAAGCAGATGTCAATTATTCAGAAAGTCCCGTTTTTACCAAGCGAAGCAAATTTTAGGGTGAATATTTTATGTGTCTCCTTAAACTCTCAAAGCAAATCCAGAGGTTGTTTTAATTCTATTTAGTGCGTCTTTATGATAGAAGATTCCTTTATAGAGAAGAGGGATTATGGCCCATTTTCCTCCctctaaaatgtaaaatcaaacCCCTTTTATTTCAGTCAACTCtctggtttattttttaaatttaggcTCATGTGCACAATCACACATCCAACAGCGCCGAAAGCTTCTTGAAATACCATATAACCTTTATTTACATAGATGCTGATTAAATAGAATGTTACAATAAAATTATCGCATAGGATGTTTGATCTATATACAGAATTCAGAGCGTGTAAAAGTTTGCAGTCGGTAGCAATGGACGCCTTCTTTGCGCTGCGAATAGGCCTCCAAGCTTGCAGAAACACCTTTCTCTCAGGACAAAAAAATAAGTCTATTCTTAATGTAGGATGAACCTACAAGTTGGGGTgtatttgcttaaaaaaaaatcatagggGGTGTGATTTAAATATTCGTCACGTCTGATTAATTTTATTGAAAAAAGGCGAATAAATGGCAAAAATAATTGCACAACTTTTCCACCCCCTTGTATCacgaaataataaaatgtatatttaaatgtttagtcTATACAATTATCAGTCTTCCTGTACCATAACAATTTGGTCTGTCTGAAAGAATAGCAGGGATTCCTCAGATTTTATGTGGTGAAACTTAAATGACAGACTTGGAAGGCTTTACAAGTCCCAATAATAAATTAAcatgaagaggaaaagaaaaatggggGAGGAAAAACTTTCCCGAAatgtttatatatgtgtgtattctCCTCTTGTCAATATCCGTGCAAAAGTTTGGCAAGAAAAATGTCCCCTTTtgatattttgttgttgttgctgcttaTGAAAATCACAGACCCCCCCTGACTGTCAATCGTCCACCTCGATTTCCTCGTCATCCTCCGAGAATTCATCCGTGGTTTGGTCTCTTGACGAGGAGGGGGACTGTGGGAAGGCCCGGTGTCCTTGAGAAGTCGGGGAGACGCTGGGCGATCTGGCcccagggcccccactctggggGTCCTCAATGTTGTCCATGCTGACAAGCTTCTGCAGGGTCTGTGGGGTGATTTTCTTGAGCGACTCGACATCTGCTTTCATCTCCTCCAGATCCCTCTTGAGTTTAGCTCTGCGATTCTGAAACCAGGTGATGACCTGCGCGTTGGAGAGTCCCAACTGCTGCGCGATTTGGTCACGGTCGGCCGGAGAAAGGTACTTCTGATACAAAAACCTCTTCTCCAATTCGTAAATCTGGTGGTTCGTGAAGGCTGTCCGCGACTTTCTCCTCTTCTTAGACGTCTGCCTCTGTCCAAAAGCATTTAGATGCTCACGACCTTGGATGAGtgggagaagaaaaacaagaggGATGAAATAGCCGCAAGAGTCACTTACCCTCAAACTCCAACAGCAACAGAGGGCAGTGCAGAACAGGCCTGACCACGCTCTGCGGGCTTGCTTTTGACCTTTTCCTTGTAGCAAACTATTTATCACACTTAATTTCTAATGAGGACATTTGAAATTTACCCTGCAGAATCAAGGTAACCACTGCTGCGATCATTTTGGAATGGTTTAAATactgtgtaaaaaaagtaaatttgCACTGGAAAGCAGAATAACCTTTCAATTCCCACCATATCATTAGCCAAGCAAAAAATAAGTAAGTTGACTAAGAATGGCTATGCTTACGTATTTCTGCTGCAGGCCTACATCAGGAATCAGGATGTAAAATAGTGtcagttgtaaaaaaaaaaaaaaaatctgtttatttaatCCAACGTAGCACTGCATGCAGCAGGCCATAGTAGCTATTTGATGTTTTGACAACACACACGAGCATATTCAAAATATTAGCCACTTACATCAGTTTATGTATGAAATGCACGCATATTTGCATGCGTAAATGCCCCGTGTCCTTTTCCTTATCTTGAATTCTACACGCATTCCCATACAGCTGTCCTAGCATGTCTGCattaaaaagtcaaaacaaacccAGCTAGCAGTGACCTTAGTTCTGAATCCCGCATTTACTGTACTTGTTCCCCTTAAAAACTAATTTGAATGCTTATCCTGCCTTCCCGAAAATTCAAAATTGGGTCAAGAAAGTTTTTACCTTCCGCTGCCTGGATAACGCTGACTTCCAGACCCTTAAACGTTTTGCTGGCCAGCTCCTCCAGCGCGCACAGCGGCGAGGACGGAGTGGTGATCCCGTTCCTCGCTGAGTTGGAGCCCGTCACTTTCTCAAGCACTCTGGGCGGACAGATACTGGCGACCGACTTCTTCACGGAGGGTTTGTTAAGGATATCCTCAATACTGAAAGGCGTTAACGGTTTGTTGGAGTTGGCCGGCGGCGGCAGCTGGTCCAAGGgagcccgcctcctctcctcgCCGCCGGACTGCAACACAGAACCTGCCTTCATGTCTTTACTGGAGGTCATCGCAGTCCCGAAGAAGTGCTGCTTTCAGGAAAGTTGATTATTTCATTCAAATGGCAGATTTAAGCGTCCACAAGTTTACCTCTGGTGCTCTCGTAGACCTCCACAATATTTTGAAACGAATGCTGCAACTTAGCTCGTGTAAGAGCCTTCCTCCAAAATAACCATGCTTCGGGCGTAGTTGTAAAGGCAGCCGGACTATATTCCCTTCAGAGAGTCCCAGTTCCTCTGCCAAGTTCCATGTAGATCTTTTGGAAGTAACCGGCTGGAGGGGGTGAAACCCTGCAAGGCAAGAAAGCTTTCAcaggcagagagaaaaagaaagcgACTGCTAACGAGTTATTGTTGATTGGGCGAAGTTCAATTAGAGAAACACTACACTACTTGCTGACCCGCTGCTGCGTCTTAAAGGGCCGGACCATAATAACTAATTGGACGTGGGGAATAGGAGGAGTCTGTTGCTGCCGAGGAGAAAGATGCCCTGAAATGTTTATGCATCTGTTTCCCTCTGCTGGAGTATTCTCCTAAAAAAGGGAGAGTTAAAAGGCATTAGAATAGAGTCACCAGCATTTCTGCATTATTGAAAAGTCTGGAGGAAGACAGAACCAGCAACAATCTCTTGCCGTCATGTGAATTTAGTCGTTCTGTCACTTTTGTGCGTAATTACGCATATAACGTTTTGCGTAATGTGTTATACAGACGCCTTGTTGGAGTGAAATTTGAGTTAAAAATAGACACAATGAGCACATTGAGGGACTCGGTTATCGGATatattaaaatacaacaaaaccacgacagaatatttttttgatatttatttttattgtattcattatttttcatgACAGGAAATAAGGAATCTGAGAGTAAATATTGGTGAACACAAGtcattgtattttaaaaataaatttaaaaatattaatgtgATGACGTCTCGGGGGAAAACACGTCTGCTACAAAATCTTTTCATTTTGTGGACAGATTCGAGGatgaaagaacagaaaaagtCGGCTTCATTTCTGGACTTTATGTTGTTTATTCGGTTTTGTCGATTAAgttcttttgtttctctttggtAATGCCACACGTGCTCCGGTATTTCCCTGCAGGTAAAACCCCGAGTTCCAGTGTAATTTAATGCTGTACCGTGAAACAAGCGAATAATAAAGGTGACGCCGTGCTGTGGCTCAGAGTCTGAGGACGGAAAATGTGAATTTCACTGAAGGAGGCTTAGGAtgtaaagagagaaaaagagagagaaaggaggacGCGTGGGACGCATGGGAGAGCAGCAGGTACGTCTGATCAGAGGGAcacactttgttt encodes:
- the lbx2 gene encoding transcription factor LBX2, producing the protein MTSSKDMKAGSVLQSGGEERRRAPLDQLPPPANSNKPLTPFSIEDILNKPSVKKSVASICPPRVLEKVTGSNSARNGITTPSSPLCALEELASKTFKGLEVSVIQAAEGREHLNAFGQRQTSKKRRKSRTAFTNHQIYELEKRFLYQKYLSPADRDQIAQQLGLSNAQVITWFQNRRAKLKRDLEEMKADVESLKKITPQTLQKLVSMDNIEDPQSGGPGARSPSVSPTSQGHRAFPQSPSSSRDQTTDEFSEDDEEIEVDD